GAATCGTGGTGATTTCTGATATGCCGTATTGGCCCCACAAAATGTCTATTCTCTGAGGCACAGACCACATCTCTAACAGAATTGTCCGAGCTGACATCTTTTGCACAGCCTGATGCCTCGGGCCAGACGTTGACCATGTGGGGTCTATTCCCCGCTCAATGCTGATCATGTTGAGAAGGCCAATAAATATCGGCGCCCCCGACGCGTGTTGATTTGGTCTGCAGCGCTTCAAAATGAGTCGAAAAAATCGTAACCCGCTCTCGAATCCACTGCATTATGCGACACCGCAAGCACAGGTAGGACCGCCTGCCACATACTCCTCCGCCCAGCGCTTGTTGAAGGGATATGACTACGGTAAGctgagaagagagagaaaaattgCTCAACACTAACCTGTGGCCCAGTGATCATTGGAGCGGGCGCGGCTGGCTCCGTGTTGGCCAGCAAGCTCTCCGAAGACCCGAATGTCTCGGTCCTCCTGCTTGAAGCTGGTGGAGATAATACCGGCGTCACGGAGAGCAAAATGCCCTTGGGTTTCGGAAAGCTCCTCCACACCGAACATGACTGGAATTATTATACCGTTGAGCAGCCTGGCCTTGCGTCGCGTCGTCTGTACTGGCCTCGAGGTCGCTTGATCGGTGGTAGCACATCGATTAACGCGATGATGTACCATCATTGCTCAAAGTCCGACTTTGATGAGTGGGCGTCTCATTATGGATGCCAGGGCTGGAGCTATGATGACCTGGCGCCATATTTCAAGCGTATGGAGCGCTTTACTCCAAATCCAAACCGTCCACGCATTGACCTGCAGCATCGGGGCAATGCGGGCGAGTGGCAGACCGGGTATTCGTGGCTCACTGAGATAGGCGAAAAGGGGTTTTTACCTGCCTGCTACGATGTCGGAATCCCAGCAGTCGAGGATATCAACACGCCGGGGGGGACTCTGGGTGCGACTCGATTCCAGACCTTCATTGATTCCAACGGACAGCGATCGTCCTTGGCGACGGCATACTTGACACCGGAAGTCAGGAAGCGGCCGAACCTCTTCATCGCATGCCATGCTCATGTTACCAAGCTTCTTTTTGACCGGCTTAGTGGTGATGAGCCGACTGCAATTGGAGCGGAGTTTCAGAAGCAGCGAGGAGGAGAGCTCTTTGAAGTCCATGCACGCAGAGAGGTTATCCTCAGCGGCGGGGCGGTTAACACGCCGCAGCTGTTGCTTTTGAGTGGTATTGGCCCTAGGGATGAACTGGAAAAGCATGGTATCCCCGTTGTCCGTGCCAACGATGCCGTAGGGAAAAACCTCAAGGATCACTTGGTGACAACTACCGTGATGTGCAAGGCGAAGGCGGGCACCACCCTCGACTATCTTGGCAGCCCTCTGAGGGCTTTCCCGTCCTTGGCTCGATGGATGCTTCTGGGAGGAGGTCCCCTGACCAACAATGTGGGCGAAACAGCAGCATTCATTCGATCATGGGAGCACCACCCGTTCCCAGGATCGTCGTCGGAGCGCAACCCCCCGAAGGATTATACCTCGGGTTCAATTGGGCCAGATGTGGAGATCATTGGCGTACCAACCGGGTTCATCCATCATGGTGAAGAGCCACCCATGGATGGAGCCAGTGTATTCACCCTCGCCCCGATCAGTCTGCGTCCGCAAAGCAAGGGAACTATCACCCTTAAGAGCAGGGACCCCTTTGACCATCGTAAGCATATCTCCCTTCCTCcgaaatagaaatagaaaggaaaCTGACACTCCACCTTTGCTAACAGCCATAATTGATCCCAAGTACTTCAGTGACGAAGAGGGTAATGACCGCGCTGTTCTCTTGGCAGGGGTGCGCGTCTGCCTCCGGATCATGCGCAGCCCTGTGTTTCAGAAATATCTCGAGCGCGTGCCAGTTAATGACGACCCCTGGTCATACTGGTGGCCATACTCCAGCAGCGACATTGATCGCATCACAGATGACCAACTTCTTCGCTGGATGGACGAAAAGGCCTTTACACTGTACCACCCCGTCGGCAGCGCACGGATGGGGACCTCTCCGGAGAACAGCGTGGTCGATGTACAGTGCCGAGTACATGGTGTCAAACGCCTGCGGGTGATGGATGCCAGTGTGTTCCCGGAGCAAATCAGTGGGCATCCCACTGCACCTATTGGGGCTATGGCCTACAAGCTCAGTGATATGATCAAGCAGGACTCTGCCACAGCGGGGCCCCCTCATGCACGCTTGTGATGGCCCTAAAGCTGCAGTATACGTTGATCGATGCTGTCAGTGGTGCAGAACTGCCTAACAATGTTTAAATTGTGTCAATAACATGTCATATTCCGCCGAGTTTCCGGAGGACAAGTAATTGTTCAAAGCTGTGCTCGTAACACCTATAGTATATTTGCATCGCAGGTTGTCTTGCTATATCTCGTTTGTATACCATTCAACATAAAGTGACAAGTTGGACAACGTGGCCCATATATACCCGACACGTGGTGGCAGGGTAGCCTTGTTTATAATGTAGTCATATCCGTGACTCCGGCAGCTTTGGACCATTTCCCTTAAACGGTAGCTGGCCatctatttatctttaatatccCTTGCGGAACGTGACCAATAATGAAATCAGTTATGCCGCCTGAGAGTGAAACCGAGCCAGTCACTTGCATTACTTCTTAGTCTCCGGATAGTGGCTGATATATTGACTCCACCTTGCCGCAGCCCAGGTAATTCCAGCCGAGCGGATGCAACCCAGCAGTGGTTAAAGAATAGCTTGGCTGCACAAATCCCCACCTCCAATACGAGCAATAACCTGATTTCGAAGGTAGCTCGGTGCCACCTTTCTGTTATTGTTGTGTGAACATACGATGTGACTTCAGAATACAAAAACCCCAGAAAGCCCCACTTGTGTGCCCAGGACACAGAGTAAGACCAAGACGACCCTCCTTTTGCTATTCAAGATGCGTTTTCAATCGCTAGCAGCAGCTATACTACTCAGCCTAAGCATCACAATACACGCCACCCAAACCTTCAAGAACACAGGCACCACCTCAGGCTGGAGCTCCATCAACCAAGAGCACAAGGGCACAGTGCAACAAGTCACAAATGTAGTCTACGGAGGTTCCACCGCCCTAAAGATGACACAGGTCTACGATTCGAGCTACAGCGGCCGCTACCATTCTGAAGTTGTCCATAACGATATGTACAAACTCGGCGATGAAGGCTTCTACGGCTTCACCTTCCGTCTACAAGAGTCCTGGCAGTTCTCACCCGCACAGTCGTACAATATCGCACAGTTCATCGCTGATTTCGGTGATACCGGTTGCGACGATTACATGCCGTCAAGCATGGTGTGGCTGATCGGTGACCAGCTCTTTACGCGAGTGAAGACGGGTAGTGTGTGCGCGCAGAAGACGACTACCTTTAGCAATTTGGCTACTGTGAGTGCGGGCGTGTGGCATAAGATTATTATTCAGGCTAAGTGGAGGGCGGACGGGACAGGGTACTATAAGATGTGGTTTGATGGGAAGAAGGTGCTTGAGAAGTACAATATCGATACTACTGTTGATGATGGTCGGGCTTTCCAGTTCAGGGTTGGGCTTTATGCGAATGGCTGgtatgatgatggtggtatGAAGGGATCTCAGGGGACTCGCCAGGTGTGGTACGATGAGATTGTGGCTGGCACTACCTTTGCCGATGCGGATCCCGATCAGCAGTAGAGGCTTTCTTTTGGAGGTATAGGTGGTCTGAATGAAAGCAGTGACCTCTGATGTTGAATCGCCGGGGGATGCAAGATGTATTGATAGTAGATTCCCTATAGGTTGTTTGAGCTGAACGCCGTCCGTCTCTTCTTCAGTGCTCATTCGACATCCACCTGAAAAAGGATTTTGTGCCTTGATTGAGCAGGCATCCAGAGACACAAAGAAGTGGCTAGCGAGTCACTCATCCTGGTTTCTCTGGCGTTATGAAGCTCTCACCATTTATCATGAGTATTGCCGAACAAGTTGTTCAGATACCTCGGCGAAATAAACAGCGTTCTATATGGTGGTTATCGTAAACACCAGCCCCACCACTGAGTGATACTGAGCGCAATGGACGAAAGGTTCGTAGCCTCTTGAAAACCGAGGAGAGTGGATGGGATGTGGGCAAAGCTGTCAAATTTCTTGCCAGTAATCTATCTCTATGGGTTACCGGAGTCCTACTTCCTGTAGATGCCGGCATTACAGCTGTATCTGGGATCGAATTTAGTGGTCTATATCGTTCAAGCTCGCTTGTGGGAGAGAACTGATTCTCTATGGCTCCTGTGCTACAGCTTCTCATAGTAGGAAGTGTGTGAAGCACTAGTTTGGAACATGTGAGCTCCAGCGCTCCAAAGCTTGCAACGGCTTGACACGTAGGGAGTCATTCTCGAGACAGATACACCTTTGACGATCTATAGCACAGCCCCAATGATAGCGTATCTTCAGCCCCACAACTCAAGCTCAAGCATTTATTCGCTGGATGTCAAGTGGATCCAAGGTATCAACAGTGCAGAATACGAGATGGGGCTGGTGATGCCTGGTAGGTACTTCTTAAATATCCACTCAACCCCTTAGTATACTACCATTAACCCAAAGCCCTAATAGCGAAGTCCAACAGAGCCCCCAAGCACAATGGACCAACAACTCACACCAACACAGAAAGCCAACCTGCACGAGGTCGCTGACCTCATGCTAGAAATCTACCAAACACTGGCAAACATGCGCTTCCTCAACCCCGCTGGAATCATCAAAGGCCCCCACAATATCGACAATGTTCGCGAGTTATATGAGAAACT
This DNA window, taken from Aspergillus flavus chromosome 5, complete sequence, encodes the following:
- a CDS encoding putative glucose dehydrogenase, with product MSRKNRNPLSNPLHYATPQAQVGPPATYSSAQRLLKGYDYVIIGAGAAGSVLASKLSEDPNVSVLLLEAGGDNTGVTESKMPLGFGKLLHTEHDWNYYTVEQPGLASRRLYWPRGRLIGGSTSINAMMYHHCSKSDFDEWASHYGCQGWSYDDLAPYFKRMERFTPNPNRPRIDLQHRGNAGEWQTGYSWLTEIGEKGFLPACYDVGIPAVEDINTPGGTLGATRFQTFIDSNGQRSSLATAYLTPEVRKRPNLFIACHAHVTKLLFDRLSGDEPTAIGAEFQKQRGGELFEVHARREVILSGGAVNTPQLLLLSGIGPRDELEKHGIPVVRANDAVGKNLKDHLVTTTVMCKAKAGTTLDYLGSPLRAFPSLARWMLLGGGPLTNNVGETAAFIRSWEHHPFPGSSSERNPPKDYTSGSIGPDVEIIGVPTGFIHHGEEPPMDGASVFTLAPISLRPQSKGTITLKSRDPFDHPIIDPKYFSDEEGNDRAVLLAGVRVCLRIMRSPVFQKYLERVPVNDDPWSYWWPYSSSDIDRITDDQLLRWMDEKAFTLYHPVGSARMGTSPENSVVDVQCRVHGVKRLRVMDASVFPEQISGHPTAPIGAMAYKLSDMIKQDSATAGPPHARL
- a CDS encoding polysaccharide lyase, whose protein sequence is MRFQSLAAAILLSLSITIHATQTFKNTGTTSGWSSINQEHKGTVQQVTNVVYGGSTALKMTQVYDSSYSGRYHSEVVHNDMYKLGDEGFYGFTFRLQESWQFSPAQSYNIAQFIADFGDTGCDDYMPSSMVWLIGDQLFTRVKTGSVCAQKTTTFSNLATVSAGVWHKIIIQAKWRADGTGYYKMWFDGKKVLEKYNIDTTVDDGRAFQFRVGLYANGWYDDGGMKGSQGTRQVWYDEIVAGTTFADADPDQQ